In a genomic window of Procambarus clarkii isolate CNS0578487 chromosome 10, FALCON_Pclarkii_2.0, whole genome shotgun sequence:
- the LOC123775154 gene encoding uncharacterized protein, which translates to MLLPLAKLVLVLGCVGVSWAQSGIYSYLPPDTEFDHSASQPGSDLAHLPTTRRPAPTPRPPAPTPRPPAPTPRPPAPTTRPPTRPPADESPLTFPLPPPSFSVPPVTPERTTTTRPPTRPPTITPVCGPPMICPPIKPPPGPPILPPPRSTTRRPTITPVCGPPMICPPTQPPPRPPILPPPRPPTRPPTITPVCGPPMICPPTQPPPGPPRQPSPPPTTPSVTRPPVRVTTMPPHDHHEPHDHDHHHHHHHSSDPLEWLRESVPGEPGVDYPILGWPIVDTDFSCAGRPDGYYADPETRCQAFHICLFDQDTKMLCPNGTIFNQEYFTCSWWKMVDCSTAQSFYELNNEIGVVPVDSPYQVRSPRGTASFTAPNVPLSPFSFMLFPSRLARQIQSFQLR; encoded by the exons ATGCTGCTGCCGTTAGCgaagctggtgttggtgttgg GATGCGTCGGGGTTAGCTGGGCTCAGAGCGGGATTTACAGCTACCTGCCTCCGGACACTGAGTTCGACCACAGTGCTTCCCAGCCTGGTAGCGACTTGGCCCACCTGCCGACCACTCGTCGACCAGCCCCCACACCACgtccaccagcacccacaccacgtccaccagcccccacaccacgtccaccagcacccacaacacgTCCACCAACCAGACCTCCAGCGGAC GAGTCTCCACTGACGTTTCCTCTCCCGCCTCCATCGTTTTCAGTCCCTCCGGTAACTCCCGAGCGAACTACTACCACTCGCCCTCCAACGCGGCCCCCCACCATAACACCAGTTTGTGGCCCTCCTATGATTTGTCCCCCTATTAAACCTCCCCCTGGACCCCCAATCCTGCCCCCTCCTCGATCTACGACTCGGCGCCCCACCATAACCCCAGTTTGTGGCCCTCCTATGATTTGTCCCCCAACTCAACCTCCACCTAGACCTCCAATCCTGCCCCCTCCTCGACCTCCAACGCGGCCCCCCACCATAACCCCAGTTTGTGGCCCTCCTATGATTTGTCCCCCAACTCAACCTCCACCTGGACCCCCACGGCAGCCTtctcctccacccaccaccccgtCAGTAACCCGACCTCCAGTCCGGGTAACAACGATGCCTCCCCACGATCACCACGAACCCCACGACcacgaccaccatcaccaccaccaccacagcagcgaCCCCTTGGAGTGGCTGAGGGAGTCGGTGCCAGGAGAGCCAGGCGTGGACTACCCAATCCTCGGCTGGCCCATTGTTGACACCGACTTCTCCTGTGCCGGCCGACCTGACG GCTACTACGCTGACCCTGAGACCCGCTGCCAGGCGTTCCACATCTGTCTCTTCGACCAGGACACCAAGATGCTGTGCCCCAACGGCACCATCTTCAACCAGGAGTACTTCACCTGCAGCTGGTGGAAGATGGTCGACTGCTCCACAGCCCAGTCCTTCTATGAACTCAATAACGAGATCGGAGTCGTCCCTGTTGACAGCCCCTACCAGGTGCGCTCCCCCAGAGGCACTGCTTCCTTCACCGCCCCCAATGTCCCCCTGTCCCCCTTCAGCTTCATGTTGTTTCCCTCTCGTCTAGCGAGGCAAATCCAATCCTTTCAACTTCGATAG